In Wolbachia endosymbiont (group B) of Germaria angustata, the following are encoded in one genomic region:
- a CDS encoding pyridoxal phosphate-dependent aminotransferase, with the protein MSDLAKRMSLIKPSPTIAVTDKANRLKSEGKKICVLAAGEPDFDTPDHIKKAAIQSINEGKTKYTAVDGTHELKGAIINKLKRDNNLEYTLNQICVGAGAKQVLFNLFMATIDPGDEAIIPAPYWVSYVDMVNLFGGLPVIVECKQNFKLTPELLESNITEKTKWLILNSPNNPAGIVYTYDELKSIARVLLKHPHVNVVTDDIYEHIVYDEKFFTIAKIEPKLYDRVFVVNGVSKAYAMTGWRIGYIAGRSDIVKAISTLQSQSTSNPNSIAQAAAVEALNGDHSFLKERTKIFRDRRDFVVKKLNSASGLSASIPQGAFYLFVSCEGLLGKSTKSGKVINSDLDFTEYLLEDHLVAVVPGIAFGLKNFIRISYATSQEQLEIGCDSITKACEMLS; encoded by the coding sequence ATGTCAGACCTTGCAAAGAGGATGTCTCTGATAAAACCGTCGCCTACAATTGCTGTGACCGATAAGGCAAACAGACTAAAAAGCGAAGGAAAGAAAATTTGCGTTTTAGCTGCGGGAGAGCCGGATTTTGACACTCCAGATCATATAAAAAAGGCAGCTATTCAATCGATAAATGAAGGCAAAACTAAATATACTGCTGTTGATGGAACGCATGAGCTTAAAGGGGCAATAATCAATAAGTTAAAAAGGGATAACAATCTAGAATATACACTGAACCAAATTTGTGTCGGCGCAGGTGCTAAGCAGGTGTTATTCAACTTATTTATGGCAACAATTGACCCTGGAGATGAGGCTATAATACCAGCTCCTTATTGGGTTTCGTATGTTGATATGGTAAATCTTTTTGGCGGACTGCCAGTTATTGTAGAGTGCAAACAAAACTTTAAGCTTACACCGGAGTTACTGGAAAGCAATATAACTGAGAAAACTAAATGGTTAATTCTTAATTCACCGAACAATCCAGCAGGAATTGTCTATACATATGATGAATTGAAAAGCATAGCGAGAGTATTGCTTAAACATCCACATGTGAATGTTGTTACAGATGATATTTATGAACACATAGTATACGACGAAAAGTTTTTTACCATTGCTAAGATTGAGCCAAAACTTTATGATAGAGTTTTTGTGGTCAATGGAGTATCAAAAGCCTATGCAATGACTGGCTGGAGAATAGGTTATATTGCAGGTAGGAGTGATATAGTAAAAGCTATTTCTACACTGCAGTCTCAAAGTACTTCTAACCCAAATTCAATAGCACAAGCGGCAGCAGTTGAAGCGTTAAACGGTGATCATAGTTTTTTGAAAGAAAGAACAAAAATCTTTAGGGACCGTAGAGATTTTGTAGTAAAAAAGCTAAATTCTGCTTCAGGCTTGTCAGCATCTATTCCACAAGGTGCATTCTATTTGTTTGTCTCATGTGAAGGTTTATTGGGTAAGAGTACGAAAAGTGGTAAAGTAATAAATAGTGATCTTGATTTTACCGAATATTTATTAGAAGATCATTTAGTTGCTGTTGTTCCAGGAATTGCATTTGGTCTGAAAAATTTTATCAGAATTTCTTATGCAACCTCTCAGGAACAATTAGAAATTGGATGTGATAGTATTACTAAAGCATGCGAAATGCTAAGTTAA
- a CDS encoding multidrug efflux SMR transporter — translation MAWVYLLLAGLVEIIWTTALKYSNGFTRVIPVVIILVSGFVSLYWLSLAMKSIPLGTSYAVWTGIGSIGAAIIGIMFFNDPVNLGRLFSLALVVLGIIGLKVFSN, via the coding sequence ATGGCTTGGGTGTATTTGCTATTAGCTGGTTTGGTTGAAATAATATGGACCACAGCACTGAAATATAGCAATGGCTTTACTCGTGTTATACCTGTAGTAATTATTTTAGTTAGCGGTTTTGTGAGTCTTTACTGGCTATCGTTAGCAATGAAGTCTATCCCTCTTGGAACATCTTATGCAGTTTGGACTGGTATAGGCTCTATAGGTGCAGCGATAATAGGAATAATGTTTTTTAATGACCCAGTAAATTTGGGGCGTTTATTTTCCCTTGCTTTGGTAGTGCTGGGTATCATAGGGTTAAAAGTATTTTCCAATTAA
- a CDS encoding MFS transporter, translating to MQRNFFIWLLASLFYAYQYILRVIPNIIAPELITKFNISITDIGQFGGLYYIGYTLAHIPVGLALDRFGPKFVLPVCIVLTFAGTLPLICFDEWYYSILGRMIVGVGSSASAIGLFKVASMYFSQEKSARMASLSIIIGLLGAIYGGLPLDFLLNKFGWNYVIYTFSAFGCLLALLLLLITPKSNIEESRNDNILQDLKTVLFNKHIILISFFGGLMVGPLEGFADGWAKAFLCEAYQMTGDLASSLSSLMFIGIGAGSFFLAYLLEKYPDKHYEAIIACSFAMIASFILLFIQAGGLYIALPALLVIGFASGYQVITIYKAMSYVNSNLVGLATAISNMIVMVFGYFFHTGIAKIIDLCWDRMVIQGNPVYGTKLLIKAISIIPVCLLLAIFGFIWLRSYDKCFRKGL from the coding sequence TTGCAGAGAAACTTTTTCATATGGTTGCTAGCATCACTATTTTATGCATACCAGTATATATTACGTGTAATTCCAAATATAATCGCGCCTGAATTAATAACGAAATTTAACATAAGTATTACAGATATTGGTCAATTTGGTGGGCTATATTATATAGGCTATACGCTTGCTCACATACCTGTTGGTCTTGCCCTTGATAGATTTGGGCCAAAGTTTGTTTTGCCTGTGTGTATTGTCTTAACGTTTGCTGGGACATTACCACTAATATGCTTTGATGAGTGGTATTACTCAATACTTGGTAGAATGATTGTTGGAGTTGGGTCATCTGCTTCGGCAATTGGGCTCTTTAAAGTTGCAAGTATGTATTTCTCACAAGAAAAATCAGCAAGGATGGCTAGTTTATCTATAATAATAGGGTTACTGGGAGCTATTTATGGTGGATTACCTCTAGACTTCTTGCTCAACAAATTTGGTTGGAATTATGTTATATACACTTTCTCAGCGTTTGGTTGTTTGCTTGCTCTGTTGTTGCTTTTAATAACGCCAAAAAGTAACATAGAGGAGAGTAGAAATGACAACATACTTCAAGATTTAAAGACTGTACTTTTCAATAAACATATCATTCTAATCAGCTTTTTTGGTGGCTTAATGGTTGGACCATTAGAAGGTTTTGCTGATGGTTGGGCAAAAGCGTTCTTATGTGAAGCATATCAAATGACCGGGGATCTGGCATCTTCGCTTTCTTCCCTTATGTTTATAGGTATAGGAGCTGGATCATTCTTTTTAGCTTATTTACTGGAAAAATACCCAGATAAACATTACGAGGCAATTATTGCCTGTTCTTTTGCAATGATTGCTAGCTTTATCTTGCTTTTTATACAAGCTGGAGGTTTATATATTGCACTACCTGCACTTCTTGTTATCGGCTTTGCGTCTGGTTATCAGGTAATTACTATTTACAAAGCAATGAGTTATGTGAACAGTAACTTGGTAGGCTTAGCCACAGCCATATCAAACATGATAGTTATGGTTTTTGGCTATTTTTTTCATACAGGGATTGCAAAAATAATAGACTTGTGTTGGGATAGGATGGTAATACAAGGAAATCCTGTGTATGGTACTAAATTGCTCATAAAAGCGATATCAATTATTCCTGTATGTTTGCTTTTGGCTATTTTTGGATTTATTTGGTTAAGGTCTTATGACAAGTGTTTCAGAAAGGGTTTGTAA
- the glyA gene encoding serine hydroxymethyltransferase, which translates to MTSVSERVCNSGNNLKSFDNEVYQSIEKELRRQKSQLQLIASENFASKAVMEAQGSFLTNKYAEGYPGKRYYCGCEYVDEVENLAIERLCKLFGVKFANVQPHSGSQANQAVFASLLAPGDTILGLSLNCGGHLTHGAAPNLSGKWFKSIQYTVNRDTYLLDMDEVERLALEHKPKLIIAGASAYPREIDFERFRKIANKVSAYLLADIAHYSGLIAASCYPSPAKYAHVITSTTHKTLRGPRGGVVMTNDEALHKKIQSAVFPGLQGGPLMHVIAAKAVAFKEALAPEFKTYSKKVVENAKVLAQALQGHGLNIITGGTDSHIVLVDLRSRKLTGKDVVNSLERAGITCNKNSVPFDTEKPTITSGLRFGTAAETTRGLEKKDFKEIADLINEIIQGLIDGNSLDIERAVKTKVERICSNFPIY; encoded by the coding sequence ATGACAAGTGTTTCAGAAAGGGTTTGTAACTCTGGAAATAATTTAAAGTCTTTTGATAATGAAGTTTATCAATCTATAGAGAAAGAACTGCGGCGACAAAAATCACAGTTGCAACTGATTGCATCAGAAAATTTTGCGAGTAAAGCAGTGATGGAAGCACAAGGTTCTTTTCTGACCAATAAATATGCAGAAGGTTATCCTGGTAAAAGATATTACTGTGGCTGTGAGTATGTAGATGAAGTTGAAAATCTGGCTATAGAAAGGCTTTGTAAGCTGTTTGGTGTTAAATTTGCAAACGTTCAACCTCACTCTGGTTCTCAGGCAAATCAAGCAGTGTTTGCTTCACTACTTGCTCCGGGTGATACAATACTTGGATTGTCACTGAATTGTGGTGGACATTTAACTCATGGTGCAGCACCAAACCTTTCTGGTAAGTGGTTTAAGTCGATCCAGTATACAGTTAATAGAGACACTTACCTGCTTGATATGGATGAGGTGGAAAGGCTAGCGCTGGAGCATAAACCGAAGCTAATCATTGCTGGTGCTTCTGCTTATCCAAGAGAAATAGATTTCGAGCGCTTTCGCAAAATTGCGAATAAAGTTAGTGCATATCTGCTTGCAGATATTGCTCACTATTCAGGGCTTATTGCTGCAAGTTGTTACCCATCACCTGCCAAATATGCGCATGTTATAACTTCAACAACTCACAAGACTCTACGAGGTCCTCGTGGCGGAGTGGTAATGACAAATGATGAAGCGTTACATAAAAAAATTCAGTCTGCAGTTTTTCCAGGGTTGCAAGGTGGACCGCTTATGCATGTGATAGCTGCAAAAGCTGTTGCATTTAAGGAAGCATTAGCGCCAGAGTTTAAAACTTATAGTAAAAAAGTTGTGGAAAATGCGAAAGTGTTAGCTCAAGCGCTGCAAGGGCATGGGCTGAACATTATAACCGGTGGCACTGACTCTCATATAGTGCTAGTTGATTTAAGATCACGGAAATTGACTGGAAAAGACGTTGTGAATAGCCTTGAAAGAGCTGGCATTACCTGCAATAAAAACTCCGTGCCGTTTGACACAGAAAAACCAACCATTACTTCAGGGCTCCGTTTTGGTACCGCTGCTGAGACAACACGCGGACTTGAGAAAAAAGATTTTAAAGAGATAGCTGATCTGATAAATGAAATAATTCAGGGATTAATTGATGGAAATAGCCTTGATATTGAAAGAGCAGTAAAAACTAAAGTTGAAAGGATTTGTAGTAATTTTCCTATTTATTAA
- a CDS encoding phosphoglycerate kinase, translating to MNVPSIESCDFHNKNVLLRVDFNVPIKNGRICDATRILRALPTIQYLANAGAKVIVISHFGRPKAKDSNLSLKNVVETLSRLLSKEVKFIDDCIGERVQRAINAMDGGDIILLENLRFYKEEEQNDSNFAKQLASLADIYINDAFSCSHRAHASISRITEFLPSYAGFCLQDELKYLEQAISFDAKPITAIVGGAKISTKIKMLIKLAEKVDYLILGGAIANNFLLFNKVNIGKSFFQNGVDDLLHDIVETANKNNCKIVVPEDVLVAVNSDYSTSILRKNESVLDDDIILDIGPKTLSTISGIIASSKTLLWNGPIGVFEHSAFANGTVEVMRVVSNLTHKGKLTSVIGGGDSLSAVNAAGLTDKDFTYISTGGGAFLSWLSGDEMPGLRSTLD from the coding sequence ATAAATGTACCTAGCATAGAGAGTTGTGATTTTCACAATAAAAATGTTCTGCTCAGGGTTGACTTCAATGTTCCTATAAAAAATGGAAGAATTTGTGATGCCACTCGTATTTTGAGAGCTCTACCTACCATTCAATATTTAGCAAATGCGGGTGCAAAAGTTATTGTTATCTCACATTTTGGGCGTCCAAAAGCCAAAGACAGTAACTTATCGCTAAAAAACGTAGTTGAAACTTTATCGCGGCTGCTAAGCAAAGAAGTGAAATTTATTGATGATTGTATTGGTGAGAGAGTACAAAGAGCAATAAATGCGATGGATGGAGGAGATATAATATTACTAGAGAATCTGAGGTTTTATAAAGAAGAAGAGCAGAATGATTCAAATTTTGCTAAACAATTAGCATCTCTAGCAGATATATATATAAATGATGCGTTTTCTTGCTCTCACAGAGCTCACGCTTCTATTTCACGCATTACGGAATTTTTACCTTCTTATGCAGGATTTTGCTTGCAAGATGAGCTAAAGTATCTTGAGCAAGCTATATCGTTTGACGCTAAACCTATTACTGCGATAGTTGGTGGAGCTAAAATATCAACTAAAATAAAAATGCTTATAAAGCTAGCAGAAAAGGTTGATTACCTTATTCTGGGCGGCGCAATTGCTAATAATTTTTTGTTATTTAATAAAGTTAATATAGGCAAGTCTTTTTTTCAAAATGGCGTTGATGATCTTCTGCACGATATTGTTGAGACGGCAAATAAAAACAATTGCAAAATAGTTGTGCCAGAAGACGTTTTGGTTGCAGTAAATTCTGATTATAGCACTAGCATTTTAAGAAAAAACGAATCCGTTTTGGATGATGATATAATTTTAGATATCGGACCTAAGACTTTAAGCACAATAAGCGGTATAATAGCAAGCAGTAAAACTCTGCTGTGGAACGGACCTATTGGTGTTTTTGAACATTCAGCTTTTGCAAATGGTACAGTAGAGGTGATGAGAGTAGTAAGTAATTTAACGCACAAAGGAAAATTAACCAGCGTAATAGGAGGAGGGGATAGCCTATCTGCAGTAAACGCTGCAGGTCTTACTGATAAAGATTTTACATATATTTCAACTGGTGGGGGAGCATTTTTAAGTTGGCTAAGTGGTGATGAGATGCCAGGACTGCGATCAACATTAGATTAA
- a CDS encoding EndoU domain-containing protein yields the protein MSKIAKLILCLIIPVIGFVFYIKEHYLDGTNSRISFEPFFKTDSSDPDYIPPLPELTDFDRGVLRVCGDWGAHPDEEDFRILLDCPQHQEVLKRIYDKLDHQVATPNAGLGLFKDELTKIWFTNSGVEKETIGFGHIFCGEPDRLGLGGMHFVGRYVEAQENKWAGAIWGNKSLCNKLDIKPPVYTFGMKYLGKGGEVKVKCPNGYAHNLHADDILVSATKAFKELGKDGMCLYKMEDANYQSVFVRKNDAILTFYPDLTPKCNDKSINCSCSKS from the coding sequence ATGTCGAAAATAGCTAAGTTAATCTTGTGCTTGATAATACCAGTAATAGGATTTGTTTTTTACATTAAGGAGCACTATCTTGATGGTACAAATTCACGAATTAGTTTTGAGCCGTTTTTCAAAACAGATTCTTCAGATCCAGACTATATTCCACCACTTCCGGAGCTGACTGATTTTGATAGAGGAGTATTAAGAGTTTGTGGAGATTGGGGAGCACACCCTGATGAAGAAGATTTCAGAATTTTACTTGATTGTCCGCAGCATCAAGAAGTGCTGAAAAGGATATACGATAAGCTCGATCATCAAGTGGCTACACCAAATGCAGGCTTGGGGTTATTTAAAGATGAATTGACTAAGATTTGGTTTACAAATAGCGGAGTTGAGAAAGAAACTATAGGATTTGGACATATTTTTTGTGGTGAACCAGATAGATTGGGACTTGGTGGTATGCATTTTGTAGGTAGATATGTTGAGGCTCAAGAAAATAAGTGGGCGGGTGCAATTTGGGGTAATAAATCTCTGTGCAATAAATTAGATATTAAGCCACCTGTTTACACGTTTGGAATGAAATACTTAGGTAAGGGTGGAGAAGTAAAAGTTAAGTGCCCAAATGGGTATGCACATAACCTTCATGCTGATGATATTTTAGTTTCTGCAACTAAGGCGTTTAAGGAATTGGGAAAAGATGGAATGTGTCTGTATAAAATGGAAGATGCCAATTATCAATCAGTGTTTGTGAGAAAGAATGACGCTATACTTACGTTCTATCCTGACTTAACACCAAAATGTAATGATAAGAGTATTAATTGTAGCTGTAGCAAGTCTTGA
- a CDS encoding N-acetylmuramoyl-L-alanine amidase has product MKLIVKKCLSVLFLLLLVAPLVYGQQSCLSDIENDFQDLKTSLKNPIFLDPAPSLNYDDREGKKVLMVVVHHTESPTLKSTKCALNSSGISVQLIVDRDGSITLMVPLEKRAWHAGISYAKVQVDNVVEELRKLNDYSIGIEIVNTGLEPFPEEQMKSVKDLILYLMKRFKIRKDMIFSHAEIGTIVYNSVIEGYAMRKPDPHKLFDWELLEKSGIGLHIGDRISPQDAEQKVNEVLYKVGDKSENILKLKKRLNGFFYKILPWNDRKGNMIFPDNNADYSNEFDENFAWVINQFSMHHLPKEIRKDLPLKLEQEDILPEFLVKYSNLIFSEFLSLSDKTKLSLKPPFLNEEDYKHLLSSLAEYENNISSDAFAMLMYKIKLYYDSYLRYNIRSSLYIPFRLNSFEKLDILKNEILSFKSISPEKAIEVLNLINGFRSEVLSDFQNFEKQWFQEFKDTWKQKFIPNMEKQMYWTALHETVLEYLEEAKKEV; this is encoded by the coding sequence ATGAAACTTATAGTAAAAAAATGTTTGTCTGTTTTATTTCTGTTGCTGCTTGTAGCGCCTCTTGTATATGGACAACAATCTTGTTTAAGTGATATTGAGAACGATTTTCAAGATTTGAAAACATCATTAAAAAATCCAATATTTTTAGATCCTGCACCGAGTTTAAATTATGATGATAGAGAAGGCAAAAAAGTGTTGATGGTGGTGGTGCACCATACCGAATCACCAACATTAAAAAGCACAAAATGCGCATTAAATTCTTCAGGGATATCAGTACAGCTTATTGTTGATAGAGATGGTAGCATTACTCTGATGGTTCCACTTGAAAAACGAGCATGGCATGCTGGTATAAGTTATGCGAAAGTTCAAGTAGATAATGTGGTTGAAGAGCTACGGAAACTGAATGATTATTCTATAGGCATAGAGATTGTAAACACAGGGCTTGAGCCTTTTCCAGAAGAGCAAATGAAATCTGTCAAAGATCTGATTTTGTACCTCATGAAGCGCTTTAAGATTAGAAAAGATATGATATTTAGTCACGCTGAGATAGGTACTATAGTGTACAACTCAGTAATTGAAGGTTACGCAATGCGTAAGCCTGATCCACATAAGTTATTTGATTGGGAGTTATTAGAGAAAAGTGGTATCGGATTGCATATAGGTGATAGAATCAGTCCTCAAGACGCAGAACAAAAAGTAAATGAGGTTTTGTATAAGGTAGGCGATAAGAGTGAAAATATTTTGAAATTAAAAAAAAGGTTAAACGGTTTTTTTTATAAAATACTGCCTTGGAACGATAGGAAAGGTAATATGATTTTTCCTGACAATAATGCTGATTACTCAAATGAGTTTGATGAGAATTTTGCTTGGGTTATCAATCAGTTTTCAATGCACCACTTGCCGAAAGAAATTAGAAAAGACTTGCCTCTAAAATTAGAACAAGAAGATATTTTGCCTGAATTTTTAGTTAAGTATAGTAATCTTATTTTTAGTGAATTCTTATCTTTAAGTGATAAAACTAAATTAAGCTTAAAGCCACCATTTTTGAATGAAGAGGATTATAAGCATTTATTATCTTCTCTTGCAGAATATGAAAATAATATTTCTTCTGATGCATTTGCTATGCTCATGTACAAGATTAAGCTATATTATGACTCTTATCTAAGATACAATATAAGATCTTCACTTTATATTCCATTTAGACTTAATTCATTTGAAAAGCTAGATATTTTAAAGAATGAAATATTATCTTTTAAGTCTATAAGCCCTGAAAAGGCTATAGAAGTTTTGAATTTAATTAATGGATTTAGGTCAGAAGTTTTATCTGATTTCCAAAACTTTGAGAAGCAGTGGTTTCAAGAATTTAAGGACACTTGGAAACAAAAATTTATACCGAATATGGAAAAGCAAATGTATTGGACTGCGCTGCATGAAACTGTGTTGGAATATTTAGAAGAGGCGAAGAAAGAAGTCTAA
- the rpe gene encoding ribulose-phosphate 3-epimerase: MGIKIAPSILSADFAKLGEEVKRISDLNVDYIHIDVMDGNFVPNITIGPNVISAIRKYSNLPFDVHLMIKSPGNHIESFINAGADIITIHAEAEIHLERLVRKIKSYKDINYTKKTIQVGVSIVPSTSPSVLEYIIHELDIVLIMTVNPGFGGQEFIHSQLSKISTVRKMIQDRNLKTQVSVDGGVNFSNAADVIKAGANILVAGSAIFKAEDVKKTINDLKNLSL, translated from the coding sequence ATGGGTATTAAAATTGCACCTTCTATACTTTCAGCAGACTTTGCAAAATTAGGAGAGGAAGTAAAAAGAATTAGCGACTTGAATGTAGATTATATACACATAGACGTTATGGATGGAAATTTTGTTCCAAATATTACAATAGGTCCGAATGTTATCTCTGCGATACGTAAATATAGCAATCTTCCTTTTGATGTACACTTAATGATTAAATCTCCTGGTAACCATATTGAAAGTTTTATAAATGCTGGTGCTGATATTATCACTATACATGCAGAAGCAGAGATACATCTTGAGAGGCTAGTAAGAAAGATAAAATCATACAAAGACATAAATTATACAAAAAAAACAATACAAGTTGGAGTTTCAATTGTTCCTTCAACTTCTCCAAGCGTGCTTGAATATATAATACATGAGCTAGATATTGTATTAATTATGACAGTCAATCCTGGATTTGGAGGACAGGAGTTTATTCATTCGCAGTTGAGTAAGATATCTACCGTGAGGAAAATGATACAGGACCGTAATCTTAAAACACAAGTTTCAGTAGATGGTGGAGTTAACTTTTCTAACGCAGCTGATGTAATAAAAGCAGGTGCAAATATATTAGTTGCTGGATCAGCAATATTTAAAGCTGAAGACGTGAAAAAGACTATAAACGATCTTAAAAATCTTTCGTTATAA
- the pnp gene encoding polyribonucleotide nucleotidyltransferase yields MFEIIKKSIDWEGRTLSLETGKIARQADGSVVVNYGDTSILVTVVRKKKEESVDFLPLNVQFIAKSYAMGKIPGGFFKREGKPSDRETLISRVIDRSIRPLFPEGFHDEISVVCNLLTYDTVNSPEVPALIGTVAALAISGVPFHFTIAGVMVGCDENNNYILNPSVQEMKASNLDLFLSGDENSILMVESEVKELSEENVLSAIKFGHEHLQPVIKLIKEFADTVGNKPESFAPVDISDITQELEKYRKDFEEAYSKTVKQERVQALEVVRNNILNTLKEAGKYEKLITYAVKSFERSLVREMIRRKSVRIDSRKYDEIRQIEIESDILPKTHGSALFTRGTTQALVVTALGTTQDEQIVDDIEGDRREHFMLHYNFPPFAVGEASAIRAPGRREIGHGKLAWKAIHAVLPDKSEFPYTIRVVSEIMESDGSSSMATVCGTSIALMDTGVPIKAPVAGIAMGLIKDKNEHIILSDILGDEDYLGDMDFKVAGTSEGITALQMDMKIPGISFEIVEKSLEQAKVGRLHILEKMNAVISEHRKDIKDHVPRVLSFYIDKDKISAAIGAKGKNIRSVCERSNAKIEIGDDGKVSVFAISSTEAEAAKDLMIDSITELEQGSIIDAKVVKIEKSIVELELLNGRKGKMHISEVANQHVESIEDILKQGDTFKALIIDFEKGGCPKLSRRRVDQETGEFFEGKLYNEERRDGLNNRDNYYNNSFNKKPGDNYHSNRPTRPRSGFSNRNRPKFGNNDSSSGFY; encoded by the coding sequence ATGTTTGAAATTATAAAAAAATCTATAGATTGGGAAGGGCGTACCTTATCTTTAGAAACTGGGAAAATAGCACGTCAAGCTGATGGTTCAGTAGTTGTAAATTATGGAGATACTTCTATCTTAGTCACTGTTGTACGAAAAAAGAAGGAAGAAAGTGTTGATTTTCTCCCTTTAAATGTGCAGTTTATTGCAAAAAGTTATGCAATGGGTAAGATTCCTGGTGGTTTTTTCAAAAGAGAAGGAAAACCATCTGATAGAGAAACTTTAATTTCAAGAGTAATAGATAGAAGTATAAGACCGTTATTTCCTGAAGGTTTTCATGATGAAATTAGTGTAGTATGTAATCTATTAACTTACGATACGGTCAATTCTCCTGAAGTACCAGCATTGATAGGTACCGTCGCAGCTCTTGCAATTTCTGGTGTTCCTTTCCACTTTACTATAGCTGGAGTCATGGTCGGTTGTGATGAAAATAACAATTATATACTCAATCCTTCCGTTCAAGAGATGAAAGCAAGCAACTTGGATCTGTTTTTGTCTGGTGATGAAAATTCGATCTTAATGGTCGAATCGGAAGTCAAAGAGCTCTCTGAAGAAAATGTTTTGAGTGCAATAAAATTCGGCCATGAACATCTTCAACCTGTTATTAAGCTTATAAAAGAATTTGCTGATACAGTAGGCAATAAACCTGAAAGCTTTGCTCCTGTTGATATATCAGATATAACTCAAGAACTTGAAAAATATCGAAAAGACTTTGAAGAAGCATATTCAAAAACAGTAAAACAAGAGCGAGTTCAAGCTCTAGAAGTAGTCAGGAATAATATATTGAATACTCTTAAAGAGGCTGGAAAATACGAAAAGTTAATTACTTATGCAGTAAAAAGCTTTGAAAGATCTTTAGTGCGTGAAATGATTAGAAGGAAAAGTGTGAGGATAGACAGCCGTAAGTATGATGAAATACGCCAGATAGAAATTGAGTCTGACATTCTACCCAAGACTCACGGTTCTGCGCTATTTACAAGGGGTACCACTCAGGCACTAGTTGTTACTGCTCTTGGTACTACACAAGATGAGCAAATTGTGGATGACATTGAAGGGGATAGACGTGAACATTTTATGTTGCATTATAATTTTCCTCCATTTGCTGTTGGAGAGGCTTCTGCTATACGCGCACCAGGAAGGAGAGAAATTGGTCATGGTAAACTTGCTTGGAAAGCAATTCATGCTGTTTTACCTGATAAATCTGAATTTCCTTATACAATAAGGGTAGTATCTGAGATTATGGAATCTGATGGTTCTTCTTCTATGGCAACAGTTTGTGGAACTTCCATTGCATTAATGGATACAGGTGTGCCAATAAAGGCTCCCGTTGCAGGAATTGCTATGGGTCTCATCAAAGACAAAAATGAGCATATAATACTTTCTGATATACTGGGCGATGAAGACTATCTTGGTGATATGGATTTCAAAGTAGCAGGAACTAGCGAAGGGATTACAGCACTGCAGATGGATATGAAAATTCCTGGTATAAGCTTTGAAATTGTTGAAAAATCTTTAGAACAAGCAAAAGTCGGAAGATTACATATCTTAGAAAAAATGAATGCAGTAATTTCAGAACATCGTAAGGATATAAAAGATCATGTACCAAGAGTGTTATCGTTTTATATAGATAAAGATAAAATTTCTGCAGCTATTGGTGCTAAAGGAAAAAATATACGCAGTGTATGTGAAAGAAGTAATGCAAAAATTGAAATAGGGGATGACGGTAAAGTTTCTGTTTTTGCCATTAGTAGTACTGAAGCTGAAGCTGCAAAGGATTTGATGATTGATTCAATAACAGAGCTAGAACAAGGTTCTATAATTGATGCTAAAGTTGTAAAGATAGAGAAGTCTATTGTAGAGTTAGAACTTCTTAATGGAAGAAAAGGAAAAATGCATATAAGCGAGGTAGCTAATCAACATGTAGAGTCCATTGAGGATATACTTAAACAGGGTGATACCTTCAAAGCTTTGATAATTGACTTTGAAAAAGGTGGATGTCCAAAATTATCAAGACGTCGTGTTGATCAAGAAACAGGTGAATTTTTTGAAGGTAAGCTTTACAATGAAGAAAGGAGAGATGGTTTAAATAATAGAGATAATTATTATAACAACTCGTTTAATAAAAAACCTGGAGATAATTATCATAGTAATAGACCTACTCGTCCTCGTTCTGGTTTTAGTAATAGAAACAGACCAAAATTTGGTAATAATGACTCGTCATCAGGTTTCTATTGA
- the rpsO gene encoding 30S ribosomal protein S15 — MSITSQKKKSLISTYAIKEDDTGSSFVQCAILTERISNLTEHFKTHKHDHNSKRGLLVLIGRRRKHLNYIKRKFGNEAYQELIEKLGIRK; from the coding sequence ATGTCAATAACATCCCAAAAGAAAAAAAGTTTGATTAGTACATATGCAATTAAAGAAGATGATACAGGTTCATCTTTTGTACAGTGTGCAATTTTAACCGAGAGAATCAGTAATTTAACTGAGCATTTTAAAACGCATAAGCATGACCATAATTCTAAGCGCGGTTTACTTGTATTGATAGGTAGAAGGCGCAAGCACTTAAATTATATAAAACGTAAATTTGGTAATGAAGCCTATCAAGAGTTAATAGAGAAGTTAGGCATTAGAAAATAA